A single genomic interval of Corallococcus macrosporus harbors:
- a CDS encoding MGMT family protein, with protein MASPTDTQDPIERIYRVCEQVPSGQVATYGDIAAIVGGGCDARTVGHAMAALGSRAATVPWQRIINRTGGISTSGHRQRELLEAEGVAFDDAGHVRMDAHHWKGPSEAWARAHGFTVLPPRDAPAPDAQLKLF; from the coding sequence ATGGCATCCCCCACCGACACGCAGGACCCCATCGAGCGCATCTACCGCGTCTGCGAACAGGTGCCCTCCGGACAGGTGGCCACCTACGGAGACATCGCCGCCATCGTCGGTGGCGGCTGTGATGCGCGCACCGTGGGGCACGCGATGGCGGCGCTCGGCTCGCGCGCGGCGACCGTGCCCTGGCAGCGGATCATCAACCGCACGGGAGGCATCAGCACCTCCGGCCACCGCCAGCGCGAGCTGCTGGAGGCCGAGGGCGTCGCCTTTGACGACGCGGGCCACGTGCGCATGGATGCGCACCACTGGAAGGGCCCGAGCGAGGCCTGGGCACGCGCCCACGGCTTCACCGTGCTGCCGCCCCGGGACGCGCCCGCACCCGACGCGCAGCTCAAGCTCTTCTAG
- a CDS encoding M15 family metallopeptidase: protein MSSPLLRWGLVLLVCLLAPVGFAKEVKVRKAKAKAPRLVRIHSGHRLHRDAAAAFERMAAEARTAGQPLLVTSGWRSYQKQRYLWRLYRKGLGPKAARPGRSNHNRGLAVDLVVGSEEASPTYDWLAGNACRFGFRRTVASEPWHWEYRPRSTSTPESGEDCLGRPLNVGPTPAVVRQDAS, encoded by the coding sequence ATGTCCTCTCCCCTGCTCCGCTGGGGCCTCGTGCTCCTCGTTTGTCTGCTGGCCCCCGTGGGGTTCGCGAAGGAAGTGAAGGTCCGCAAGGCGAAGGCGAAGGCGCCGCGCCTGGTGCGGATCCACAGCGGCCACCGGCTCCACCGCGACGCGGCGGCGGCCTTCGAGCGCATGGCGGCGGAGGCGCGCACGGCGGGGCAGCCGTTGCTGGTGACGAGCGGGTGGCGTTCGTACCAGAAGCAGCGCTACCTCTGGCGTCTGTACCGCAAGGGGCTGGGGCCCAAGGCCGCGCGGCCGGGCCGCTCCAATCACAACCGCGGGCTCGCGGTGGACCTGGTGGTGGGCAGCGAGGAGGCGTCGCCCACGTATGACTGGCTCGCGGGCAACGCCTGCCGTTTCGGCTTCCGCCGCACCGTGGCGTCGGAGCCATGGCACTGGGAGTACCGGCCCCGGAGCACCTCCACGCCCGAGTCCGGCGAGGACTGCCTGGGCCGTCCCCTGAACGTGGGCCCCACGCCCGCCGTGGTCCGCCAGGACGCGAGCTAG
- a CDS encoding PAS domain S-box protein — protein sequence MDRLHDSPAHPSPSATPRGQSRLLEAVLASMGEGLMVADDLQRLVFMNPKAELILGMGPTDKPVSRWPEHYGLYLPDQVTLYPPERLPMSRALRGEVVSREEVFLCNAERPAGTWLHVSSSPVRDETGEVRGGVSVVSDVTDRKRFEDTLRSAGDKYRSLYNNTPVMMHSIDTHGRLISVSDCWLSTLGYERAEVLGHDSVEFLTPESRRFAREVVLPEYFRTGACWNVPYQIMKKNGEPIDVLLSAIAERDVSGKVVRSLAVLIDVTERKRTEGALLESEKRLRAILDNAPTVFFLLDTQERFLFVNREWERLFHRTREQVAGRTVFDVFRPDIAEALHRANRDIFKAGVSVEREERLAHDDGIHIHLTQKFPLRDATGTVYALCGIATDITERKQMEVSQRFLAEASRELVASLDYETTLQRVAELAVPVLADLCVVFVRTETEPLRPVAMADHSPARAAAVREFLQRHPPDPEAPHGPAHIVSTGSLETSEASKGLLDPLGLAEERWALVRTLQGRPTLGVPLRARGRTLGVLYLVSPAPGRTYTQAELALTEELGRRAAVAIDNAQLYCSAQESIRARDEFLSIASHELKTPLTSMRLRVQQLESAVAASRTLPVERVAKLLEVFKSQLQRLSHLAEHLLDVSRINEKRLTLRPEELDLTSLARDVTDHLAEQFQKAGCRFELLAPEPVWGAWDRLRMEQIMLHLLTNAMKYGAGRPIRMEVTSHEGRARLVVEDHGMGIPLEAQARIFERFERAASRNYGGLGLGLFITRQLVEAHGGSIRVESEPGQGATFIVELPPRTPTDRA from the coding sequence ATGGATCGCTTGCACGACAGCCCCGCGCATCCGTCCCCGAGCGCCACGCCGAGAGGGCAGAGCCGACTCCTGGAGGCCGTCCTCGCCAGCATGGGCGAGGGGCTCATGGTGGCGGACGACCTGCAGCGACTCGTGTTCATGAACCCGAAGGCGGAGCTCATCCTGGGCATGGGGCCCACGGACAAGCCTGTCAGCCGTTGGCCCGAGCACTACGGGCTCTATCTGCCGGACCAGGTCACGCTCTATCCGCCCGAGCGCCTGCCCATGAGCCGGGCGCTCCGTGGCGAGGTCGTCAGTCGCGAGGAGGTCTTCCTGTGCAACGCCGAGCGGCCGGCGGGGACCTGGCTGCACGTCAGCTCCAGCCCGGTTCGCGACGAGACAGGCGAGGTCCGGGGCGGGGTCTCCGTCGTCAGCGACGTCACCGACCGCAAGCGGTTCGAGGACACGCTGCGGTCGGCCGGCGACAAGTACCGGTCGCTCTACAACAACACGCCCGTGATGATGCACTCCATCGACACGCATGGGCGCCTCATCAGCGTCAGCGATTGCTGGTTGAGCACGTTGGGCTACGAGCGCGCGGAGGTGCTCGGGCACGACTCGGTGGAGTTCCTGACGCCGGAGTCCCGTCGCTTCGCGCGAGAGGTCGTCCTCCCCGAGTACTTCAGGACGGGGGCTTGCTGGAACGTGCCGTACCAGATCATGAAGAAGAACGGAGAGCCCATCGACGTGCTGCTGTCCGCCATCGCGGAGCGGGACGTCTCCGGCAAGGTGGTCCGTTCGCTCGCGGTGCTCATCGACGTGACGGAGCGCAAGCGGACGGAGGGCGCGCTGCTGGAGAGCGAGAAGCGGCTGCGCGCCATCCTGGACAACGCGCCGACGGTGTTCTTCCTGCTGGATACCCAGGAGCGGTTCCTGTTCGTGAACCGAGAATGGGAGCGGCTCTTCCACCGCACCCGGGAGCAGGTCGCGGGGAGGACCGTCTTCGACGTCTTCCGCCCGGACATCGCCGAGGCCCTGCACCGGGCCAACCGGGACATCTTCAAGGCCGGCGTCTCCGTGGAGCGGGAGGAGCGGCTGGCCCACGACGACGGCATCCACATCCACCTCACGCAGAAGTTCCCGCTCCGCGACGCGACGGGCACGGTCTACGCGCTCTGCGGCATCGCCACGGACATCACCGAGCGCAAGCAGATGGAGGTCTCCCAGCGCTTCCTCGCCGAGGCGAGCCGCGAGCTGGTGGCCTCGCTCGACTACGAGACCACGCTCCAGCGCGTCGCGGAGCTGGCGGTGCCCGTGCTCGCGGACCTGTGTGTCGTCTTCGTGCGGACGGAGACGGAGCCCCTGCGGCCGGTGGCGATGGCGGACCATTCACCCGCCCGCGCCGCGGCCGTGCGCGAGTTCCTCCAGCGTCACCCGCCCGATCCGGAGGCGCCCCATGGTCCCGCCCACATCGTGTCCACCGGGAGCCTGGAGACGTCCGAGGCGTCGAAGGGGCTGCTGGATCCGCTGGGGCTGGCGGAGGAGCGCTGGGCGCTGGTGCGGACGCTCCAGGGCCGGCCGACGCTCGGCGTGCCCCTCAGGGCGCGAGGCCGCACCCTGGGCGTGCTGTACCTCGTCTCTCCCGCGCCGGGGCGCACGTATACGCAAGCGGAGCTGGCGTTGACGGAAGAGCTGGGCCGCAGGGCCGCCGTCGCCATCGACAACGCGCAGCTGTATTGCTCGGCGCAGGAGTCCATCCGTGCGCGGGATGAGTTCCTGTCCATCGCCTCGCACGAGCTGAAGACCCCGCTCACCTCCATGCGGCTGCGCGTGCAGCAGTTGGAGTCCGCCGTCGCGGCTTCGCGCACGCTGCCCGTGGAGAGGGTGGCGAAGTTGCTGGAGGTCTTCAAATCCCAGCTCCAGCGGCTGTCACACCTGGCGGAGCACCTGCTGGACGTCTCGCGGATCAACGAGAAGCGGCTCACCCTGCGCCCGGAGGAGCTGGACCTGACGTCGCTGGCGCGGGACGTGACGGACCACCTGGCGGAGCAGTTCCAGAAGGCGGGCTGCCGGTTCGAGCTGCTGGCGCCGGAGCCGGTATGGGGCGCATGGGACCGGCTGCGGATGGAGCAGATCATGCTCCACCTGCTGACCAACGCGATGAAGTACGGCGCGGGGCGGCCCATCCGGATGGAGGTGACGAGCCACGAGGGAAGAGCGCGGCTCGTCGTCGAGGACCACGGCATGGGCATTCCGCTCGAAGCCCAGGCCCGCATCTTCGAGCGCTTCGAGCGCGCCGCCTCCCGCAACTACGGAGGGCTTGGCCTGGGGCTCTTCATCACGCGCCAGTTGGTGGAGGCACACGGCGGAAGCATCCGTGTCGAAAGCGAGCCGGGGCAGGGGGCGACGTTCATCGTGGAGCTGCCGCCTCGCACGCCCACGGACCGCGCCTAG
- a CDS encoding serine/threonine-protein kinase produces MNSYTMVHLALSGAFTVLALVHFATWVAVRSQRVQLWLACSFLGFAAISLTAGMTRAETAVTLTDSRAWLLLGALTSIPLPYTLLRVVWSLLDLPLTRWRRTVLGVAVALGAVRVLDVVRSLGASAVEGMTANQLEHATAELGLPLFWLLSVGVGTLWTVEAARLLKRRGAMAAAVLAAALCALALLLRELAVDLGWVDGFHVLPLVGLPFLLLSSTALAILTARSLRGADLGTGIHRYRRLSRLGRGGMGEVWLALRTGRAGFHRLVVLKRMLEGDDGDEAESAEVRVQRFIGEARTSARLHHPNIVSVHDLGQVDGAWFIVMEYLSGVNVLELVQRATSAGALPLEVMVEICQQALRGLAYAHEQGVTHRDISTDNLVVSFDGVVKVVDFGIAQRAGAPPERVTGVSRPAGDGRLTQVGGIIGKLAYMPPERMEGADATPSGDLFALGCVLFELLTRTLSRMMPPSPSQLKAVERVEAPEASRILRQVLEVALQPHPEHRFASASAFHRALEPVRQLLPAVDLAVWLRANSPERWAREQRLLALSDPTPGEVEALLRSRPSVAATVVSDTLETTAPTEVIASRPVAEEPTLPLRSRR; encoded by the coding sequence GTGAACTCCTACACGATGGTGCACCTGGCGCTCAGCGGCGCCTTCACCGTGCTCGCGCTGGTGCATTTCGCCACGTGGGTGGCGGTGCGTTCGCAGCGCGTCCAGCTCTGGCTGGCGTGCAGCTTCCTGGGCTTCGCGGCCATCAGCCTCACGGCGGGCATGACACGCGCCGAAACCGCGGTGACGCTCACGGACTCGCGCGCGTGGCTGCTGTTGGGGGCCCTGACTTCGATTCCCCTGCCCTACACCCTGCTGCGCGTCGTCTGGTCGCTGCTGGACCTGCCGCTCACGCGCTGGCGGCGGACCGTGCTGGGGGTGGCGGTCGCGCTGGGCGCGGTGCGGGTGCTGGACGTCGTGCGCTCGCTCGGGGCCTCCGCCGTGGAGGGGATGACCGCGAACCAGTTGGAGCACGCGACCGCGGAGCTGGGGCTGCCCCTGTTCTGGCTGCTCTCGGTGGGCGTGGGAACGCTCTGGACCGTCGAGGCGGCGCGGCTGCTGAAGCGGCGGGGCGCGATGGCGGCGGCCGTGCTCGCCGCGGCGCTCTGTGCGCTGGCGCTCCTGCTGCGAGAGCTCGCGGTGGACCTCGGGTGGGTGGATGGCTTCCACGTGCTGCCGCTGGTGGGGCTGCCGTTCCTGCTGCTGTCCTCCACGGCGCTGGCCATCCTGACGGCGCGCTCGTTGCGCGGCGCGGACCTGGGGACGGGCATCCACCGCTACCGGCGGCTCTCACGCCTGGGGCGAGGCGGCATGGGCGAGGTATGGCTGGCATTGCGCACCGGCCGGGCGGGCTTCCACCGGCTGGTCGTCCTCAAGCGGATGCTGGAGGGGGACGACGGGGACGAAGCGGAGTCCGCGGAGGTCCGCGTGCAGCGCTTCATCGGCGAGGCGCGCACCTCCGCGCGCCTGCACCACCCGAACATCGTGTCCGTCCATGACCTGGGCCAGGTGGACGGCGCGTGGTTCATCGTCATGGAGTACCTGAGCGGCGTGAACGTGCTGGAGCTCGTCCAGCGCGCCACGAGCGCCGGGGCGCTGCCGCTGGAGGTGATGGTCGAGATCTGCCAGCAGGCGCTGCGCGGACTGGCCTACGCCCACGAGCAGGGCGTCACCCACCGGGACATCAGCACGGACAACCTGGTCGTCTCCTTCGACGGCGTGGTGAAGGTGGTGGACTTCGGCATCGCCCAGCGGGCCGGGGCGCCCCCGGAGCGAGTCACCGGGGTGTCCCGGCCGGCTGGCGACGGCCGCCTCACGCAGGTGGGCGGCATCATCGGGAAGCTGGCGTACATGCCTCCCGAGCGGATGGAAGGTGCCGACGCGACTCCGTCCGGTGACCTCTTCGCGCTGGGCTGCGTCCTCTTCGAACTGCTCACGCGCACGCTGTCGCGGATGATGCCTCCATCCCCCAGCCAGTTGAAGGCCGTGGAGCGGGTGGAGGCTCCCGAGGCCTCGCGCATCCTCCGGCAGGTCCTGGAGGTGGCGCTCCAGCCGCACCCGGAGCACCGCTTCGCGAGCGCCAGCGCCTTCCACCGGGCGCTGGAGCCGGTGCGTCAATTGTTGCCGGCGGTGGACCTCGCCGTCTGGCTGCGTGCGAACTCCCCGGAGCGTTGGGCCCGTGAGCAGCGATTGCTGGCATTGAGCGACCCCACGCCCGGAGAGGTGGAGGCCCTGCTGCGGAGCAGGCCCTCCGTGGCGGCAACCGTGGTCTCGGACACGCTCGAGACCACGGCGCCCACCGAGGTCATCGCCTCCAGGCCTGTGGCGGAAGAACCCACCCTGCCGCTCCGGTCGCGACGCTGA
- a CDS encoding extracellular solute-binding protein has protein sequence MSWRTLSLPVVLFLSACSESSDPDPTPRRPLKAVLFPYIPDSVGDNFASLEQRLETDFEKAHPEIDLDVVFDASLDVYDLDEGGTLNKLLGAEAGAAQVVEVDTLLLGSLAAKGWIQPVGPEAGVMHPAAEEAVRIDGQSYGVPTYLCTNVVYSRTTNIRSATDSASLVRILREAAPGKRPLATNLDGSWTLPSSYIDAWADTHPGDALAKAISLPLDSATVGAFEEVVDSCSLEAGVNPCLDGTYADNSVAEESFAAEQANGFMGYTERLFYILKANPSMPLPEVISVPLGTGSAPAVFVDALVLNASCTGTCAEDARAFTSFMQAPATRSLIAFSEDGPAGTRPRYLLQANRAFYQQEPARSDPMYPQYEAILSGARPYPNQHFPENRKALQAALLKDLQ, from the coding sequence ATGAGCTGGAGAACCCTGAGCCTCCCCGTTGTCCTGTTCCTGAGCGCCTGCTCGGAGTCTTCTGATCCCGACCCCACGCCCAGGCGTCCGCTGAAGGCAGTCCTGTTCCCATACATCCCGGATTCCGTCGGGGACAACTTCGCCAGCCTGGAGCAGCGGCTGGAGACGGACTTCGAGAAGGCCCATCCGGAGATCGACCTGGACGTCGTGTTCGACGCCAGCCTGGATGTCTATGACCTGGATGAAGGGGGGACGCTGAACAAGCTCCTTGGCGCGGAGGCTGGGGCCGCCCAGGTGGTGGAGGTGGACACGCTGCTGCTTGGCTCGCTCGCGGCGAAGGGGTGGATCCAGCCCGTCGGGCCGGAGGCGGGCGTCATGCATCCCGCGGCCGAGGAGGCTGTCCGCATCGACGGCCAGAGCTACGGCGTGCCCACCTACCTGTGCACCAACGTCGTCTACTCGCGGACCACGAACATCCGCTCGGCCACCGACAGCGCGTCGCTGGTGCGGATCCTCCGCGAGGCGGCTCCTGGCAAGCGCCCGCTGGCGACGAACCTCGATGGGAGCTGGACGCTGCCTTCCTCGTACATCGATGCCTGGGCGGACACGCATCCGGGGGATGCGCTCGCGAAGGCCATCTCCCTGCCGCTCGACTCCGCGACGGTGGGAGCGTTCGAGGAGGTCGTCGACAGCTGCTCGCTCGAGGCGGGCGTGAACCCGTGCCTGGATGGCACCTACGCGGACAACTCGGTGGCGGAAGAGTCCTTCGCCGCGGAGCAGGCCAACGGCTTCATGGGCTACACCGAGCGGCTGTTCTACATCCTCAAGGCCAATCCCTCCATGCCGCTCCCGGAGGTCATCTCGGTTCCGCTGGGCACGGGCTCCGCGCCCGCGGTCTTCGTGGACGCGCTGGTGCTCAACGCGAGCTGCACCGGGACGTGCGCGGAGGACGCCCGGGCCTTCACGTCGTTCATGCAGGCCCCCGCGACGCGCAGCCTCATCGCCTTCAGTGAGGACGGCCCCGCGGGCACCCGGCCTCGCTACCTGCTTCAGGCCAACCGCGCCTTCTATCAGCAGGAACCCGCGCGCTCCGACCCGATGTACCCGCAGTACGAAGCCATCCTGAGCGGCGCGCGGCCCTATCCCAACCAGCACTTCCCCGAGAACCGGAAGGCGCTCCAGGCGGCCCTGCTCAAGGACCTACAGTGA
- a CDS encoding alpha/beta fold hydrolase, with product MRTSWLRLSWVLLLSACATTPSPRPGGTVDPLHQVRRVKVAPEVELEVLDYGGKGPALVFLPGLGSTGHVYDVLAPEFLATHHVYAFTRRGFGASSWPATGYDSATLGHDVLAALDGLGLQKATLAGHSLAGDELSWMGLNHPDRVEALIFLDATDNRGEIATFLKPGPLPPLPFTVLDGQPSREAVTALLARDLGGPFPPHEIDQAYEFDATTGAYLRYHRHPESTEQSIRGSAEPDYAKLRSPVLAISDDQAFAGWVAYLSQAENVPADLRERARVFLPELRQHEAAQEALLKSLPNWKVVTLPGAGHYLWLTRHAEVVSAMRAFLAR from the coding sequence ATGCGAACGTCCTGGCTCCGTCTGTCGTGGGTGTTGTTGCTCTCCGCCTGTGCCACCACTCCGTCGCCGCGGCCGGGCGGCACAGTGGATCCGCTGCACCAGGTGCGTCGGGTGAAGGTGGCGCCGGAGGTCGAGCTGGAGGTGCTCGACTATGGCGGCAAGGGGCCGGCGTTGGTGTTCCTGCCGGGCCTGGGGAGCACCGGCCACGTCTACGACGTGCTGGCGCCGGAGTTCCTCGCCACGCACCACGTCTATGCCTTCACGCGGCGAGGCTTTGGCGCGTCCAGCTGGCCCGCGACCGGCTACGACAGCGCGACGCTGGGGCACGACGTGCTGGCCGCGCTGGATGGGTTGGGCCTCCAGAAGGCGACGCTCGCGGGGCACTCGCTCGCGGGGGATGAGTTGAGCTGGATGGGGCTGAACCATCCGGACCGGGTGGAGGCGCTCATCTTCCTGGACGCCACGGACAACCGGGGGGAGATCGCCACGTTCCTGAAGCCCGGTCCGCTGCCGCCGCTGCCGTTCACGGTGCTGGACGGGCAGCCATCACGTGAGGCGGTGACGGCGCTGCTGGCGCGCGACCTGGGCGGACCGTTCCCTCCGCACGAGATTGATCAGGCGTATGAGTTCGACGCCACCACCGGTGCATACCTGCGCTACCACCGGCATCCCGAGTCGACCGAGCAGAGCATCCGGGGCTCGGCCGAGCCGGACTACGCGAAGCTGCGGAGCCCCGTGCTGGCCATCTCCGACGATCAGGCCTTCGCGGGCTGGGTGGCATACCTGTCCCAGGCGGAGAACGTCCCGGCCGACCTGCGCGAGCGGGCCCGGGTCTTCCTCCCGGAGCTGCGCCAGCACGAGGCCGCCCAGGAGGCCCTGCTCAAGAGCCTGCCGAACTGGAAGGTGGTCACGCTCCCAGGGGCGGGACACTACCTCTGGCTCACGCGGCATGCGGAGGTCGTCTCCGCGATGCGCGCCTTCCTCGCGCGCTAG
- a CDS encoding DUF4139 domain-containing protein, translating to MRVVPSVLESVTVHAEGALCTRALVLSPENGRLPGQVRVDGLPLALRTGSLRARVVEGPSGLLVRDLKPTFDVRLPPESELPAEQHSLEAAEATLSAVHSRLERVRAEIQALRDLTPTWPAQRKGHPPREAPLTAMLSLTGFVDAELAQLQAQELDLARQHRDATNELELRRRRVQELSSARSVDRARLFRAALLTLSGPIAADRDARLLLEYAVAGARWVPTYDLRLPRTLEEGTLRMRAAVIQRTGEDWTGVRLSVSTASLERRAEVPELKSLRIGRSQPPPARSGWREPAPGLEELFAGYDTLHGALPQAGLLKQAPMAPPYEEEPLPEADEDGYEEQEVSKEMSTFGGAPGGAPSVSRPPPPPAPMAAPKSSGAFLGGVRPSVPRRSETGAIPEQAPSRSAPRGGGGMERMRSKKRAVMAESVEVAPIKDLLGSDDDDAGAVDELSGAASLEPADSLFDYDSLTLASAASAEQRGRLRPRPALVSQAMLSFTSVNVRVEVVRLEAQAFTVAESIHTVAPPTWAVPPRESARHFDARFDAEAVADVPSDGAWHTVPMLTVPLELKAEYVCVPSVEPRVFRTVRMDNASPHPLLAGPVDVTLGDEFLMTSPLPTLGPGETQRLGLGVEEALQVARNTRFEEATGGMFGNSTVLTHHVTVDVANHLSRPANIVISERVGAVPESQKDLKVEEAEVVPPWQKPTPLPGEAAVEGERVWRVSVPAGEKRSMKATWVVKLPASKMLNGGNRRT from the coding sequence ATGCGCGTCGTACCGTCCGTCCTGGAATCCGTCACCGTTCACGCCGAGGGCGCGCTGTGCACCCGCGCCCTCGTGCTCTCGCCCGAGAACGGGCGCCTGCCCGGCCAGGTCCGCGTCGACGGGCTGCCCCTCGCGCTGCGCACGGGCTCGCTGCGCGCCCGGGTGGTGGAGGGGCCATCGGGGCTCCTCGTCCGCGACCTCAAGCCCACGTTCGACGTGCGGCTCCCGCCAGAGTCGGAGCTGCCCGCCGAGCAGCACTCGCTCGAAGCGGCGGAGGCCACGCTGTCGGCCGTGCACAGCCGGCTGGAGCGGGTGCGCGCCGAGATCCAGGCGCTCCGGGACCTGACGCCCACGTGGCCGGCCCAGCGCAAGGGCCATCCCCCGCGCGAGGCTCCGCTGACGGCGATGCTGTCGCTCACGGGCTTCGTGGACGCGGAGCTCGCGCAGCTGCAGGCCCAGGAGCTGGACCTGGCGCGCCAGCACCGCGACGCCACGAACGAACTGGAGCTGCGCCGCCGCCGCGTGCAGGAGCTGTCCTCCGCGCGGAGCGTGGACCGGGCCCGGCTGTTCCGCGCGGCGCTGCTGACGCTGTCCGGCCCCATCGCGGCGGACAGGGATGCACGGCTGCTGCTGGAGTACGCCGTGGCCGGCGCGCGCTGGGTGCCCACCTATGACCTGCGCCTGCCACGCACGCTGGAGGAAGGCACGCTGCGCATGCGCGCCGCCGTCATCCAGCGGACCGGCGAGGACTGGACGGGAGTACGCCTGTCCGTCTCCACCGCGAGCCTGGAGCGGCGCGCGGAGGTGCCGGAGCTGAAGTCGCTGCGCATCGGCCGCAGCCAGCCGCCGCCCGCGCGCTCGGGATGGCGCGAACCCGCGCCGGGCCTGGAGGAGCTGTTCGCGGGCTACGACACCCTGCATGGGGCGCTCCCGCAGGCGGGGCTTCTGAAGCAGGCGCCCATGGCTCCGCCGTATGAGGAGGAGCCCCTTCCGGAAGCGGATGAGGACGGCTACGAGGAGCAGGAGGTCTCCAAGGAGATGTCCACGTTCGGAGGCGCGCCAGGAGGTGCGCCCAGCGTGTCCCGCCCGCCTCCGCCGCCCGCCCCCATGGCGGCACCGAAGTCCTCGGGCGCCTTCCTGGGCGGCGTCCGTCCCTCCGTCCCCCGCCGTAGTGAGACCGGCGCCATCCCCGAGCAAGCGCCGAGCAGGTCCGCACCCCGGGGCGGTGGCGGCATGGAGCGCATGCGCAGCAAGAAGCGCGCGGTCATGGCGGAGAGCGTCGAAGTCGCGCCGATCAAGGACCTGCTGGGCAGCGACGACGACGACGCCGGAGCCGTGGATGAGCTCAGCGGTGCGGCCAGCCTGGAGCCGGCCGACAGCCTGTTCGACTACGACTCGCTGACACTGGCCTCCGCGGCCTCCGCGGAGCAGCGGGGCCGGCTGCGTCCCCGCCCCGCGCTCGTGTCGCAGGCGATGCTGTCCTTCACCTCCGTCAACGTGCGGGTGGAGGTGGTGCGCCTGGAGGCCCAGGCCTTCACCGTCGCCGAGTCCATCCACACCGTGGCGCCCCCCACCTGGGCCGTGCCGCCGCGCGAGTCCGCCCGCCACTTCGATGCGCGCTTCGACGCGGAGGCCGTCGCGGACGTGCCGTCCGATGGCGCCTGGCACACCGTGCCCATGCTCACGGTGCCCCTGGAGCTCAAGGCCGAGTACGTGTGCGTGCCCTCGGTGGAGCCGCGCGTCTTCCGGACGGTGCGGATGGACAACGCCTCGCCGCACCCGCTGCTCGCGGGGCCCGTGGACGTCACGCTCGGGGACGAGTTCCTGATGACGTCCCCGCTGCCCACGCTGGGGCCGGGCGAGACGCAGCGCTTGGGCTTGGGCGTGGAGGAGGCGCTCCAGGTGGCGCGAAACACGCGCTTCGAGGAGGCCACGGGCGGCATGTTCGGCAACAGCACCGTGCTCACGCACCACGTCACCGTGGACGTGGCCAACCACCTGTCGCGCCCCGCGAACATCGTCATCTCCGAGCGCGTTGGCGCGGTCCCCGAGTCCCAGAAGGACCTCAAGGTGGAGGAGGCGGAGGTGGTGCCGCCCTGGCAGAAGCCCACGCCCCTGCCAGGTGAAGCGGCGGTGGAGGGCGAGCGCGTGTGGCGCGTGAGCGTCCCCGCCGGAGAGAAGCGTTCCATGAAGGCGACGTGGGTCGTGAAGCTGCCCGCCAGCAAGATGCTGAACGGCGGGAACCGGAGGACGTGA